DNA from Pelagibacterium nitratireducens:
TCGAGATCAATGACAGACATGTCGTCACTGAGCCCATTGGTGACATAGAGTTGAGTTCCCTCGGCGCTCAGAGCCAGACTCCAGGCGCGACTGCCCACGAGCGTATAGTCTTCGATCTCACGGGTCTCGACATCGACATAGGCTATGTGGTTGGCGCGCCCGAGCGTTACATACATTGTCTGACCATCCTCGGAAAGCAGGATCCCCACTGGGGTAACATCAACCTCACGAAAGCCGGGCGGCAGGAACTGGAGTTGATCAATAACTTCGTTGGTGGCTGCATCTATGATCGTGACAGACCCCGATAGCTCATCACTCACCCAAAGCTCGGTATCGTCCTTGACCAGTTCGAACCGGCGCGGCCGGGTGCCGACAATGACATTGTCAACCACCGTGCCGCTTGCCGTGTCGATGACATGGACCATGTCGGCGATTTCGGAGGTGACGTAAAGCGTGGTTTCGTCCTCGGTCAGAAGCACGCCCTCGGGCTCGGCGCCCGTAGGAATTTCGTGGATGATGACCTTGCTGGCCACATCTATGACCTGGGCTGTCGAGTTCTCCTCGTTGGAGACAAAGATCTGGGTTTCGTTTTCATTGAGGACAAACATTTCGGGGCTGCGCCCGGTTGGCACGTAGTCGACGACACTGAGCGAGGCAACGTCGATGACATCGATGACGTCGTCATCCCCACAAGCGACGTAGAGGCGCGTCCGGTCAATGTTGAACTGCATATCGCGCGGTCGCGAAGAGGTCGGTATCTCCGCAACCAGCTCAAAATCATTGGCCGGATCGAACACCCAGACACTGTCGCTTCGCTCATTGCTGACAAACACATACCCCGTGCCGGCCGCGCTGGCGGGAAGGCCAAGGCAAAGCCCGAGCACCAAAGCGCCGGCCAGATGCAATGCGCCGGTTCTCAGGATCGGAAGAACGGACATGATAGCCTCCCCAGCTTAAAAATCTTCAGCGCACAACGAAGGTGCCCGACAGGCCGCGATCTTGAAAGCCCTCTGCAAAGAATTCATAGTTTCCCGGGCGGATGGGCACAAAGGAAATCGTCAGCGTGCCCTCGTCGTCGAATTCGAGCCCGTAAACCGCGCCGGAGGTGTGGACCTCGAGGTCATTGATGATGACCTGGTTGATCCAGGCATTACGAAAGAGCTCGGGGGAGCGGATCATCAACTCCTCGAACCCGTCATGAGTGATTTCCCAAATGTAGTATTTGCCCGTTTCCAACTCGTATTCTGTATCGGAAAAGGCCAGCGTGCGGGTGTCGATAGAGAGCTCGAGTGTCTCGGGCCGACTGGCCAGATTGCCCTCCGCCTGTGCGGCAAGAGGGCTCAAGATCATCAAGGGTGCCGCGATAACGGCGGCGAACCAGACTTGCATGGCGGTCTCCTCCCTGCCTAAATTGCCGTCCAGAAATACAAAAGTTTTACCATGATGGGTTCAACCCAACAACCCGAGGTTGCGATGACACAGGAACGTTTCGACGCGGCAGACGGCCATGGCCCGGCGCTCAGCGTCGAAAACGTCTCCAAATCCTACGGTGAGGTGCGCGCGCTTGGGGGCGTGAGCCTTACGATCGGGCGCGGCGAATTTGTCGCCATCCTCGGCCGCAACGGGGCGGGAAAATCAACGCTTTTACAACTGCTGACGGGCATTTTTTCGCCCGACGCAGGGCGGATCACCGTGCTGGGTCACGATATGAGCCGGAATGCGATCGCCGCGCTGGCCGATATAGGCGTTGTCTTCCAGCAACAAACGCTCGATCTGGAACTGAGCGTGAAGGCAAACCTGCTTTTTCATGCCGATTTGCATGGTCTTTCCCGCAGGGAAGCCAGGCGGCGAATATCGGGTTTGCTCGAGGAATACCAGCTTGACGGGGTGGCCACGGCGCGGGCCCGGACCTTGAGCGGTGGCAACCGGCGGCGGCTCGAATTGGCGCGGGCCCGGCTTCATCGCCCGCGGCTGCTGATGATGGACGAAGCGAGCGCGGGGCTCGATCCGAACAGCCGGCGCGCGTTGCTTAGGGAAATGAGGCGCCTCGTCAGGGTCGAGGGCATGAGCATCCTGTGGGCGACCCATCTGGTCGATGAAATACAGCATGCCGATCGCATCATTGTGCTCGACAAGGGTTATGTACTCTATAGCGGCACCACCGCCGAGCTGACACGTCGCGAGCAATCCGATGATCTCGAGCGTACCATTATCACCCTCATGGGAGGCGATGAGGGAGCCGGTCCGCTCAACACACCCAATAGCAACCCATAGATCATTTTCGTTCAGCCCCAGCCAGAAGGACCACCATTGATACTGGCGCTTCCAGGCGAACTGAGTTGGCAGCTGTGCTAACAAGTCGAGCGTCGGGCGGCACGTTCGCCAATCTTTGTTTCCGCACGTTCCCCGGCAAAGAGGCCGTCGTGCGGGAAACTGTGTTTGCGCACATTCCCCGGCGACGTGGCCGTTGTGCGCGATTGTGTGTTTGCGCGCGCTCCCCGGCAAAAGGCGCCTTTTGCCAAACCCTGACACAAGCGATCAATCGCCAAGGAAAAACCGTTTTGGCCCGGAAGGTGGATCGATCGCCATCGGCTGGCCGGTTTTCAAGAACTCCCGCCCAAGGGCGCCAAGTTCGTTGATCGAAAGACCGGATCGTTCAAAGAGGGTGTCGAGAAGCCCCTGGTGTGCCCCGATCTCGTCGTTTGACCCGTCCTGGTCGCCATCATTGTCACCTGCCGCGCGCCTTTCGGCCAATGCCACCAATCCTCCCGCAAGGATCGGGCTTGCGATCATCCCCGGCTGGCGGCGCAGCCCGACCCGGCCGGCCAGACCGGCAGCGGCGAGAATGGGCAGCAGATAGAGCCGGGTCAAAAAAACCCAATATGCCGGCTCAAGATCAAAAAGAACCGCAGCCTTGACCATGGCAGAGGGATCAAGATTTGCCATGGCCGTTTCGGCGACAAGGTTGCGGCGCACCGACCCATGCATGCGCGGCGGATCGATCGCTCCAGGAGCAGTTTGCCAATCGAGCCCTTCCTTTTTGATGATGCGGCGGGTGCTGTCACGCCGGCTAGCCTCGCCCCGCTTGCGCTCAGAGTGGGCGTCCGACCACCCAAGAAGTGTCTCGACCCGGCCCAGTTCATCGGCAAGCACGGTCTTAAACGGGTTGGTCTTGAGACGAGCGATAAAGGCGGTATCGAGGGCGGTGTCGAGCGCTTTTTCTTCAAGGCCATACGCGGCAGCCAGCATCGCCGGGCCGCGGGTTTCGCACCAGTTGAGTACAGGGAATTCGTTGTGGTTCTTGTGCGCGGCGTTGAGATTGAACAGCGCAGCCTGGGCCTCGAGACGCTGGCCGAGCGCTCGATATTGACGCTCAAAACGTTCATATTGGTCATTGTCGGCCACAGCCGCAAGACGCGAGATGCGCGACACTGCCTGCGCGAAAGCCTGCTTGAAGGCATCATCGATAGGGGTGGCATCGGGCCGTCCGACCGACCCCTGGCCTTCAAAGTCGATAACGCTGGGTAGCGAAACCAGGACGCCTCCATTCTCGAGCCGTGTCTTGGCCTCATCGCTTGCTACATGGTCACGTGCCAGGGAGGTTGCATTGACCTGTCGCACGATGAGGTGGGTGAGCAATCGGGAGGAAAACGCGCGCCTGAGGTCTAAAACCCCGGTGTGGATCTGGGCCATCTGGAACGGGGTGACCCGATCGCCCAGCGGTGTGAAAGCCTCAAGCGTCAGGGGCCCTTCGGGCAGTCGGGCATGGAGGTCCAAATGGGTCATGCGTTTGTCGATGGCGTTTGCAAGCACTGTGACGACCGCAGTCAGATGCGTCATTTGTGTTCGCCTCCTTGCGCCCCATGGCGACGCGCAAGGTGGTCGCATACCGAGATTACGAAAACCCTTCCCACCTCAAAAATCGACAAATCCGGTATTGGCCGCTTTGCCATCGAGCCCAGGGGCAGGCGAAACTGGTGCCATTGCAATCGGGAACGGAGCTTTGAGGCGCGGTGACACACGAGGAGTTTGTCGGATTGGCCTGTCAGACGGCGCGCAATGCGCAAGGGCTGCGCCCATTGGCGGGACATGTGCGTCAGCTCTACGGCGTCATTCGCGCGCTTCAGAAAGACGACAACGCGTTCCTCTATATTGCCGAAATCATTCAAAAGGCGCGCAACGACAAGAGCGATGCATTCGACTTCATGAACCGCGTTAAAACTTACCACCATCGGGACCGAAAAGCTGCCGGCGATCCCTGTGTGGTTCGCGGCATAAGGCGGCACGGACCAGCGCCGACCACCAGTCCCGTGACCGAAGGAACGGTAAGATCACCGATTACCACGCCAAGCCGCGCTGAAGGTGACGCAAAAGCCGAAATCGTTGGGGAGAGGGCGGAATTGGGACCACCGCTGTCCGAACCATCAGTCATCCCTCCAGCAGCAGGTGGCCCCGCACCTTCCGCAGGACCACACCATAGGGATGATCTGGGTGCGCTGACAGCCGCATTGCACAGCCGGCCGGGACGCCGTCGCATCGTCTCGGGCGGGTGAGCAGCAGGCCCTTTGCGATACCCAGAGCGGAAAAAGACGCAGATTTTTTCAAATCCGCAATTGGCCATTCGATTGTCCTCGAAATCCCGCGCAGGCTTTGTTCATGACCGGTGACATCGTGTCATCGGCTTGGCCTGAAAGGACATTTTAATGCTCGAAATTCCCGACCTGGTTGCCGCCGAGCAGCCGCCTCTGCTTACCCTTACCTCCCACCGCCTGGGTGGAACCGGCAAGTCTTTGGCCGGACAGATCGTCGCTGACGCCGCCTATCGCTCCGGGCTGAACATGAAGATTTTCGAGAACGATGATCAGACCTTTTACGATCCATATGGCAATGTGCACCACGTCGTGTTGCCGGCAACCGATGAGGTCGTCCATGATCCTATCGCCGATGTGCGCGTGCATGGCGCCTTCGACCGAGCACTGCTTGAGGCGGGCCCCGATGACTGCCTGATCTACGACTGCGCCGCCGCATCGATCAACAGACATACCTATGTCATCGACCAGCTCGATGTGGGCCCGCGCCTTGAGGCGATGGGGCGCCATGCCTTGGTTTTAGTGCCCACATCCGCGCGTGAAGACATCGCGCGCGAGGCATTGGAAACCTATGAGGTCTGGCGCGACCTTTTGCCCACTCCGCATCGCATTGTTCCCATGATCAGCCAGCGCGATGGCGATGTCCGGCACCTGCCGGCCGGGCATGATCTGCGCAAGCTCGCCAAACTCGCGGGCGATGGAGCGTTTCTTGTTCCGCGCATCCCCACGGCCATCATCAATGATGTGCGCCGCTCGGGGATGAAGTTGTGCGAACTCGCCGATACGCGCAACCTGCTTGCGACCGCGGAGATGGCGCGCAAAATTGCGATGGATCCCACAATTGTCCAGATGATGCGCCGCTCGGCCGGGACAGTGCTGAGCGAGACCGACGCCCAGATGAGGTCGCTGGGTTTTACCCTCGGCCTCTAGACACGGGGCCCAGTCACAGTCAGGCAAGCGCTGCGATACTCATGCGTATCGCAGCGCTTGGGAGCCAGAAGGATCGAGAGCGCCAGTTGCTCAAAATCGTGCGCTACCTGGCCCCGGACGCGATAAGCGAGCTGCTTTTGGGTCGGGGACCCGTCGGTGCGAAAAATTGTGCCCGGATCCTGACCGAAGGTATTGCGACCCGGCGCCATGACGCAACACTGGCGCCGATTATCGCTCAGATCGAAAAAAGGGCGGTTCGGACGGCTGGGTTGAACGTCATCGATCGGTATGGGCGCATCGATCATGCCAACCGCTTCGCCGACGATTTGCTTGCGGGGCTCTCCCGTCTGGCGATCTGGGAACTGGTCAGGCTCAAGGTCATCCGAGCTTTTGAAGATTTTCGATCCCGACTGTCTCGATAAATCTGCGATCCGACTTGCCCTCGCACCTTCGGGTGCGGGGGTTTTTGTGCGGCGCTCGGACCAAAGCGCCACGGGCGGTGACCAGGGGCGACATTTTGTTTCCAGCAAGTGACCACGCGTAACCAAAAGTGACTCGGGGTGACTCAAAGCGACCACAAGAGACATTTTGAGACCGGACTTCTAGTCGGTCCTGACTAGAATACGGTGAGATCAATGGACGCGGCGATTGGGAAAGGTACACCACGATGACCAGCCAATTTGTTCGATTGAACTGTTATGGCCGGCAAGCGGGTGCGCGGCGCAAATCCCATGAGAATGCCTACGATATCCTCAAGGAAGCAGAACGTGCCCCGGGCTCGGCACCTCACGTGCGAAACCCGAAACCGCCAGTCCAACTCCATGGTATCCCGATCGGATCGGTGCGGGACCAGCTCGCCGCGTTCATCAGGACTGCGCGGGACCGGCGTGGCGCTCCGGTTCGTCGCGACGGCACTGTGCTTTATGCGATCGTTGCATCATACCCGCGTGCCTGGCGCGAGCTTGACCACCAAAGCGAACTTGAACTCCATCAACAATGGCGCGACGCTGTCGTTGACTGGCTGGGTGCAATTTTTGGCGATAGTCTGCAATCTGTTGTCGAGCACATCGATGAGACCCGGCCGCATGTTCACGGATTTGTCATTCCGCCGCTGTGCCCGCGCAATCGTATCGACCACCGTCTCCATCCCGGGCATGCCGCCAGGAACGCTGTTCTTGAAAGCGGCGGAGATCGGCTGGCAGGCGAACGGGCCTATCGCCAAGGGATGCGCGCCTGGCAAGACAGATTTCATGAGGCGGTTTCTTTCCGATTTGGGCATGGGCGAACCGGGCCGCGCCGCAAGCGGTTCCGGCGCGATGTCGCGCTTATGCGTCAGGCGAGCGATCGTTTTCTTGAGCGCGCTCAAACGATCACCGAGCGCATGGTGCTCCGGCTCGAGGCGTTGCCCTCGGTCGTAACGCCTGAAGAGAAAGCCGAAATAAAGACATTGGCAATGCTCTGCCGCAACGCCCGTGGCCGCCTTCTGGGCGGGCATGCCGACGCGCTCGAAACGCTGGATTCCGCGCTTTCCGATCTCGTTGACGCCGGTCGGGCAAGCAAAGGCCTGGGAGATCAAAGCCGGTCTTTTGATGATGGGCTCGTATCTGTAAATCCGGGCTGGGATGGTGATGAGGACCTTGGGCCCGACCAGATAAACGAAGTCGAGATTGACTGCGATGACGACCGCGATCCTGAAGCGCTCGATCGCGATGGTCCTGAAGACGATTGGGACGCCGAGCCCGACGATGGGGATTTGGTCGAGCCCTTTGATTATTCCGATGAGGTGGACCCGCGTGGTTGAAATCAAATCGTGATGCAGCGCGTTCTCGTCAGCGGCAGCGTTGACAGGCAGATGGCCCCAAGCTTGAATCGTGGACATAAATAAACTAAGTTTACTGAACTAGATTAAGGTGCAGGTGATGAAAACGATCAACATTCATGAGGCCAAGACCCATCTGTCGCGTCTGGTCGATCTGGCCGCGGCCGGAGAGCCGTTCATTATCGCAAAGTCAGGCAAGCCGGTCGCCAAGGTCGTTCCCCTGTCAGCCAAAGATAGCGAAACGGTTGAGCGGGTCGGGTTCCTCGCGGGAAAATTGTTGATCCCCGACGATTTCGACCGCATGGGCGAAGCTGAAATCGAAACCATGTTTTCCGGCAAGCCATGAAGCTCTTGCTCGATACCCATATCTTGTTGTGGGCGGCAGCCATGCCCGAAAAACTTTCGGCCGATGCCATCGCCCTGATCACCAACATGTCGAGCGAGTTGATCTTTTCTGCGGCCAGTCTTTGGGAGATCGCGATCAAGTCGGGGTTGGGACGATCCGATTTCAAGGTCGACGCATCCCTTTTACGCAAGGGACTTATCGACAACGGTTATAATGAGCTAGCTGTGACCGCCACCCATGCCATCGCGACGTCAGGTTTGGCGCCGATCCACAAGGATCCATTCGATCGCATTCTGATCGCCCAAGCCATCACTGAAGGCATTGAATTTTTGACCGCCGACCCCATTGTCGCGCGCTATGAAGGACCGATCCGGGCTGTGTGAACCGCCGTCGATTGAGGGGAGGAGATATTAAAGGATGTATCGCAGTATGATACATTGTCGGGCGTGATCCAGGGCACAAAGGGCAAGCTTGCCGCAAATGCCGTTGACGACATTTTTTGGCAAAGGCTTTCCCGCCGATCTGGTGAAGCGAACACGCGCAATGCTGTCCGCGCTGATGCTGCCTCTGCGCTGCAGGATATGTGTTTTCCACCCGGCAACGGTCTTGAGGCGATGTCTGGTGACCGTGAGGGCGAGCATTTGGTGCGCATCACCTTTGTTAGGACCGGTCAGGGCCCGGCGAACGTTGAAATTGTGGATTATCACTGAGGTATGACCATGAGCATGATCAAGAACCCGGCGCACCCCGGCGAGGTGCTCAACGAGCTGTTTCTTGTCCCGCTTGAAATGAGCGCGGGCGCTCTTGCCCGGCGCCTTGGGGTGCCGCGTACCCGTATCGAGCGTCTTGTGAAGAAAGAGACAGCCCTTACCGCCGATACTGCCTTGCGCCTATCGGCCTTCTTTGGCAACACGGCTGAGTTCTGGTTGAACCTTCAGCGCGCCTACGATCTGGCCGCGGCCCGAGAAACTGTGGACCTGACCCACATTGAGCCAATGGCCGCGGCTTGAGCGTTTTAATGCGCGCCTGAACGGGCGCAAAGATTTTCGAAAGCCACCTGGCCAGGGCACTTTGGGGAGGGGAGAGCGGCCACACCGACCGTTTGCGCATTCGGGCACGGGCTGTGCGAAGCCGATTGTCGAAAACTGAAGAGAATTGCGATCCGATGAAAAGCGCCCAAGCGCCGCGGCCGAACACAGATGCCGTGCTAACCGGCCTCAATGAGCTTATGGAAATCGTAAGGGTTGCCATGCCCGCCTACCTTCGGGCTCAGGACCGCCGCGTTATTCGTGCTGAAGCGCTGATTGCGATACTCAAGGGCGAAATCAATTGAGAAAGGCCCAGGTTCTGGCGGTAATCGGTTCGATATGCCTGGTCCTGGCACTGGTTCCCGCGTTGGCGCAACTATTGGGTTTCTTCTAGCGCCAACTTATCCACGCCCGTCCGCGCAAGTTTATGCTGGTCCCCGAACTGGAACTGGGAGACACCATATGGACCCGCGTGATTGGAAACTGATATTGCGAGTTGTTGTGGCAATGATCGAATATGTATTGGATGGCAGGTGACAACGAGAGCAAAAAGGGCGGCAGTGTGGGGGCTGGTTCTGGCAACGCTAACGGTGTCTTCTTTGGCATGGGCGCAACCGGTCATGGAAATGTGTGCCCCCTATCAGCCCAACACGGCTGAAAAGACCTGCGTGGTTGATGGCGACACGATCTGGCTTGCAGGCGAAAACATCAGACTTGAGGGGTTCGACACCCCTGAGCCTCAGACCGACATCTGTGGTGGCGAACGCGAAAAGGCACTGGCGGCACAGGCCAGCGCAAGGCTCATTGAATTGCTCAACACCAATGTCTGGACGGTCCGGCGCAGCGGAACCGATCGCTATGGCCGCACACTGGCAACGGTTGCGATTGGCGGCCGCGATATTGGAGAATGGCTCGTCTCAGAGCGGCTGGCCCGCTGGTGGCCGGATGGCGAGGAATGGTGGTGCGATTAGAGCGCAATCGCCTGGCCCAAAGGATGGCTTGGTTGCCAAGCTCACGATCATGGAAGGGAGCCTCGTGGCTGAGATCGTTGTGGTTTTGCATCCTCTGGGCTTTTGGGCGCAGGCTTTGATTTAATTGCGGTCACCGCCATGTCATGACGAGGCTGCTGTTGTGCGATCGACAACGCGGTTTTCCGCACGTTCGTTTGCGTGTCGAAAAGACTTAATCTGAGCGTGAGGGCGGCCATTGGCTCCATACACTGCTCGTCAATGGCCAGTTCAAGTATCGGTATGTCGATAAGGATATGATCCATGGCGCTCAATATTGAAGACCCCGAGGTCGACAAACTGGTCGCCGAGCTGATCGCTTTGAAGCGAACATCCAAGCTCGAGGCTGTTAAAGCTGCCCTCAAGCACGAGATAGCCAGCCATCGGCGCGATCTTCCCATTCGCGAAAGACTGGCCAAATCCCTTGCCATGGCCAAGGAGGCCGGACCTTTTTCACCGGGCGACCATAAAGCTGAAACCGATGAAATATGGGACGCAGATTGATGCAGCCAAGCGAGTGTGGAGACGATTTCTATAACCCGGCAGGCACCGTGTGTGGTGTCTTGTATGATCTCGCTGGCCGGGTCCGAAGGCATTTAACGAACCGGGTGGCGATCGGAGATTGGATTGGGCCCAACCCGGTCTACCCATCTTGCTTTTCACAGGTTGGTTGACGCCGGATTTGGTGGGGTTCTCGACCCATCCTTGATGTGTCCAGACAGATTGTGCATTGCCCTTTGGGACTGGAAAAACAGGCCGCATGAGGCCACAAATCAGCCCTAGGACTGTCCAATAGGCCGGAGGAAACACGGGGCTAAGGTCATATGACGTAAGGTTGAATCGCTTTCAATCGGTCGGTTTCCAGCTTCCAATAGACCATCCATGCGATTTCAATCTGGCGGGCGCTGACTTTCAAACAGTCGGGGCCTTACTTTCAACTGGTCGAAGGAGGTGGGCTTTAGAATGTATCCCTGGTTCGCAAAGGCCAGAATAGAAGGCGCCATGTCCGACACCCGTGTCGTCCTTGTCTGCGGACCTCGGCAAGCTCGATCATGAATGTGGCAACCCGGAAAGCTGGTTCGCACGTCCCCTAGGATAGGTCTCGAGCTAGTGCCGACCGGGACCTGAGCCCGAGATTGCCCGTTTATCCGGGCGGGGCCTGTCGCGAACTGGGTGCCGCCGCACCCTTGCGTTAGGGGTTGAAGCCGAATGGCGGAAACGCGCCACCGGCGTGGTTCCGGCGCAGCGCAATGCCAGACTTGAAAGGTATGTCCTTGTTCAGTGCCGCGCTTTCCAAGGATCAATGACCGGAACGCCTGCCGCATTGAAGGCGCTGGCATCGCCTGTCGCAGCGGTGAAACCATGGGCGGTTGCGATGGCGGCAATATAGCCGTCCGGTGTGGGAAAGCCTTTGCCTACCTTTCGGGCAGCAACGGCATCGAAGGCGAGGATTTTGCCCTCGAACAGCGGAAGCATCCCCTTTAGCGTGGTGGCGAGCTGCCAAGTGATCGCGTCAAGCTGCGCGTCTGGTATGGTCGCGGGACAGCGCAAGGCTGGGAGCCGTGCCCGAGTGGGATGGCTTACGCAATAAAACCGGGCGCGATCAGCTTTCAAACCCGCGCACCTTGCAGCTTTTCAAAGAGCCGTCTTAGGCCATAGGCTGGGGCCATCCGTTTGGGTGGCCCCAGCCGCTATGGGCTCTGCGCCGCCCCAGCCGCATCGAGCGGCTGCAACGACGACGAGGAAAGCCCGAACCCCTTCCCGTTACTTTCAGTTTGCAGAATAAATGTAAATTCTGTATATTCTGAATAACTATGAAAGAGGTCCGGACCATGAAAGAATTTGCCGCTGCCGATCTGACCCGGAAGACCGGTGACCTGTTCGAAGCCGCGACCATATCGCCGGTCGCAATCACCAAGCACCGCAAGCGGCGC
Protein-coding regions in this window:
- a CDS encoding type II toxin-antitoxin system VapC family toxin, giving the protein MKLLLDTHILLWAAAMPEKLSADAIALITNMSSELIFSAASLWEIAIKSGLGRSDFKVDASLLRKGLIDNGYNELAVTATHAIATSGLAPIHKDPFDRILIAQAITEGIEFLTADPIVARYEGPIRAV
- a CDS encoding type II toxin-antitoxin system prevent-host-death family antitoxin — encoded protein: MKTINIHEAKTHLSRLVDLAAAGEPFIIAKSGKPVAKVVPLSAKDSETVERVGFLAGKLLIPDDFDRMGEAEIETMFSGKP
- a CDS encoding type II toxin-antitoxin system RelE/ParE family toxin, whose protein sequence is MIQGTKGKLAANAVDDIFWQRLSRRSGEANTRNAVRADAASALQDMCFPPGNGLEAMSGDREGEHLVRITFVRTGQGPANVEIVDYH
- a CDS encoding ATP-binding cassette domain-containing protein, with amino-acid sequence MTQERFDAADGHGPALSVENVSKSYGEVRALGGVSLTIGRGEFVAILGRNGAGKSTLLQLLTGIFSPDAGRITVLGHDMSRNAIAALADIGVVFQQQTLDLELSVKANLLFHADLHGLSRREARRRISGLLEEYQLDGVATARARTLSGGNRRRLELARARLHRPRLLMMDEASAGLDPNSRRALLREMRRLVRVEGMSILWATHLVDEIQHADRIIVLDKGYVLYSGTTAELTRREQSDDLERTIITLMGGDEGAGPLNTPNSNP
- a CDS encoding thermonuclease family protein, coding for MTTRAKRAAVWGLVLATLTVSSLAWAQPVMEMCAPYQPNTAEKTCVVDGDTIWLAGENIRLEGFDTPEPQTDICGGEREKALAAQASARLIELLNTNVWTVRRSGTDRYGRTLATVAIGGRDIGEWLVSERLARWWPDGEEWWCD
- a CDS encoding HigA family addiction module antitoxin; its protein translation is MSMIKNPAHPGEVLNELFLVPLEMSAGALARRLGVPRTRIERLVKKETALTADTALRLSAFFGNTAEFWLNLQRAYDLAAARETVDLTHIEPMAAA
- a CDS encoding PQQ-dependent catabolism-associated beta-propeller protein, with translation MSVLPILRTGALHLAGALVLGLCLGLPASAAGTGYVFVSNERSDSVWVFDPANDFELVAEIPTSSRPRDMQFNIDRTRLYVACGDDDVIDVIDVASLSVVDYVPTGRSPEMFVLNENETQIFVSNEENSTAQVIDVASKVIIHEIPTGAEPEGVLLTEDETTLYVTSEIADMVHVIDTASGTVVDNVIVGTRPRRFELVKDDTELWVSDELSGSVTIIDAATNEVIDQLQFLPPGFREVDVTPVGILLSEDGQTMYVTLGRANHIAYVDVETREIEDYTLVGSRAWSLALSAEGTQLYVTNGLSDDMSVIDLETRSNVRSIPTGRVPHSIVVDDEPA
- a CDS encoding type II toxin-antitoxin system VapB family antitoxin; this encodes MALNIEDPEVDKLVAELIALKRTSKLEAVKAALKHEIASHRRDLPIRERLAKSLAMAKEAGPFSPGDHKAETDEIWDAD